In Cloacibacterium caeni, a single window of DNA contains:
- a CDS encoding HD domain-containing protein, with amino-acid sequence MYLEKEIEFILTLDQLKNVIRRNFNHDNSRRENTAEHSWQVIVFAQILFPYARNKEKIDLGRVIKMLSIHDVVEIDAGDTFFYDEKANEGKFERELASAERIFGILAEPMKSEFMNLWLEFEAGETETAIFASAVDRMIPFVMNCFNNGLSWIEAGVEFEKVQKMLRPRIELASEDMLDTFDVLIRKAFGEGKLL; translated from the coding sequence ATGTACTTAGAAAAAGAGATAGAGTTCATCCTTACTTTAGACCAACTCAAAAACGTAATCCGTAGAAATTTTAATCATGACAATTCTAGAAGAGAAAATACAGCAGAACATTCATGGCAAGTCATTGTTTTTGCGCAGATACTTTTTCCCTATGCTCGAAACAAAGAAAAAATAGATTTAGGAAGAGTGATTAAGATGCTTTCTATACATGATGTGGTAGAAATTGATGCAGGAGATACATTTTTCTATGATGAAAAAGCAAATGAAGGAAAATTTGAGCGTGAACTGGCTTCTGCTGAAAGAATTTTTGGGATTTTGGCAGAACCTATGAAATCAGAATTTATGAACCTTTGGTTAGAATTCGAAGCTGGAGAAACAGAAACCGCCATTTTTGCAAGTGCTGTAGACAGAATGATTCCTTTTGTGATGAATTGTTTTAACAATGGTTTGAGTTGGATAGAAGCAGGAGTAGAGTTTGAGAAGGTGCAAAAAATGCTTCGCCCGAGAATAGAATTGGCTTCAGAAGATATGCTTGATACCTTTGATGTGCTGATTAGAAAGGCTTTTGGCGAAGGAAAACTTTTATAG
- the sqr gene encoding type III sulfide quinone reductase, selenoprotein subtype, whose amino-acid sequence MKNLVILGAGTAGTMMANHLVKKLNKKDWQITLVDQFKSHYYQPGFLFIPFGTYQPEDVKRTIDEFLPKGIQLIREKIDRIDKDTDTVILENGRNVKYDILIIATGCKIAPEEVPGMKGDTWQKNIFDFYTFEGSCALAKKLETWPGGKLVVHITEMPIKCPVAPLEFAFLADDYFTKKGMRDKVEISYVTPLSGAFTKEKCTKALEYLLKDKNIKIVPDFAVEHIEGENGKMFDYGGEVVDFDLLVTIPTNMGDECILRSGFGDDLNYVPTDKNTLQSKVKENIFVIGDATNVPASKAGSVAHFEAEILTENILKYIEGKPLNPEFDGHANCFIETGKGKALLIDFNYDVEPLKGKFPFAGIGPLNLLEESAFNHFGKMAFKWVYWNMLLPARKIPFVTPTMSRAGKKFDKETV is encoded by the coding sequence ATGAAAAACTTAGTAATCTTAGGAGCAGGAACCGCCGGAACCATGATGGCGAATCACCTAGTAAAAAAACTGAATAAAAAAGATTGGCAAATTACTTTGGTAGACCAATTTAAGTCTCATTACTATCAGCCAGGATTTTTATTTATTCCTTTTGGAACTTATCAACCAGAAGATGTAAAAAGAACGATTGATGAATTTTTACCAAAAGGAATTCAACTTATTCGTGAAAAAATCGACAGAATAGATAAAGATACAGATACCGTTATTTTAGAAAACGGAAGAAATGTAAAATATGACATTCTCATCATTGCTACAGGTTGTAAAATCGCTCCAGAAGAAGTTCCGGGCATGAAAGGTGACACTTGGCAAAAAAATATTTTCGATTTCTACACTTTCGAGGGAAGTTGTGCTTTGGCTAAAAAATTAGAAACTTGGCCAGGAGGAAAATTAGTGGTTCACATTACTGAAATGCCAATTAAATGTCCTGTTGCTCCGCTAGAATTTGCTTTTTTAGCAGATGATTACTTCACCAAAAAAGGAATGAGAGACAAAGTAGAAATTTCTTACGTTACTCCACTTTCTGGTGCATTTACTAAAGAAAAATGCACCAAAGCTTTAGAATATCTATTAAAAGATAAAAACATCAAGATTGTTCCAGATTTCGCAGTAGAACATATAGAAGGAGAAAACGGAAAAATGTTCGATTACGGTGGCGAAGTGGTAGATTTTGACTTATTAGTTACCATTCCAACCAATATGGGAGACGAATGTATTCTTCGTTCAGGTTTTGGAGATGATCTAAACTACGTTCCTACTGATAAAAACACCTTACAAAGTAAAGTAAAAGAAAACATCTTCGTAATCGGTGATGCAACGAATGTTCCTGCTTCTAAAGCTGGTTCTGTAGCGCATTTCGAAGCCGAAATTCTTACTGAAAATATTCTAAAATATATAGAAGGGAAACCACTCAATCCAGAATTTGACGGTCACGCCAATTGTTTCATAGAAACAGGAAAAGGAAAAGCATTACTGATAGATTTCAATTATGATGTAGAACCATTAAAAGGAAAATTCCCATTCGCTGGAATCGGTCCGCTAAATTTATTAGAAGAAAGTGCTTTTAACCACTTTGGAAAAATGGCTTTCAAATGGGTGTATTGGAATATGCTTCTTCCTGCTAGAAAAATACCTTTCGTAACGCCTACAATGAGCAGAGCAGGAAAGAAATTTGACAAAGAAACAGTATAA
- a CDS encoding DsrE/DsrF/DrsH-like family protein, with protein sequence METTLLKNPLADLDKSLKPIEKVMVIISKGTLESVYAGFILANGARMEGMEAEIFFTFFGLDAVIKDRLKDIHVATVGNPAMHMPTMLGGLPGMEALATKMMKSKMEKLDIPPIDEFLEILSASGCRLWVCKLAFEMFDLKEEDLTPEVEGILTVGDFYARAAGEGTQIIFI encoded by the coding sequence ATGGAAACTACATTATTAAAAAATCCATTAGCAGATTTAGATAAATCTCTAAAACCTATAGAAAAAGTAATGGTAATTATTTCTAAAGGAACTTTAGAAAGTGTTTACGCAGGTTTTATTTTGGCAAACGGCGCGAGAATGGAAGGCATGGAAGCAGAAATTTTCTTTACTTTCTTCGGACTAGATGCTGTAATTAAGGACAGACTAAAAGACATTCATGTGGCTACAGTAGGAAATCCTGCAATGCACATGCCTACCATGTTAGGCGGTTTACCAGGAATGGAAGCTCTGGCTACCAAAATGATGAAATCTAAAATGGAAAAATTAGACATTCCGCCAATTGATGAATTTCTAGAAATTTTATCAGCTTCTGGTTGCAGACTTTGGGTTTGTAAATTGGCTTTTGAAATGTTTGATTTAAAAGAAGAAGACTTAACTCCAGAAGTGGAAGGCATCTTAACTGTAGGTGATTTCTACGCAAGAGCAGCTGGAGAAGGCACTCAAATTATTTTTATCTAA
- a CDS encoding isopenicillin N synthase family dioxygenase — MNKIPSVDLRDFLSGDETRKQKFVNEIGKAYEEIGFVALKGHFLDQNLVDQLYAEIKNFFSLPIEVKSKYEIPGIGGQRGYVGFGKETAKGFKAADLKEFWHFGQYLPEGSKYLAEYPENVEVVEAPEFNKVGKEAYKMLEKTGIYVLRALALYVGLDEFYFDKFVAEGNSILRPIHYPPIMEEPKDAVRAAAHGDINLITLLIGAHGKGLQVRDHEGNWVDAIAQPDELMINVGDMLSRHTNNKLKSTIHQVVNPERELWGTSRYSIPFFMHPVSEMPLNCLENCIDEDHPKLYEDTTAGEFLHERLVELGLIK; from the coding sequence ATGAATAAAATTCCTAGCGTAGATTTACGCGATTTTCTTTCGGGAGACGAAACAAGAAAACAAAAATTTGTAAACGAAATTGGTAAAGCATACGAAGAAATAGGCTTCGTAGCGCTTAAAGGTCATTTCTTAGACCAAAATTTAGTAGACCAATTGTACGCCGAAATCAAAAACTTCTTTAGCCTTCCTATAGAAGTAAAATCAAAATACGAAATTCCTGGAATTGGCGGTCAAAGAGGTTATGTAGGTTTCGGAAAAGAAACTGCAAAAGGCTTCAAAGCAGCTGATTTAAAAGAGTTTTGGCATTTCGGACAGTATTTACCAGAAGGTTCTAAATATTTAGCAGAATATCCAGAAAATGTAGAAGTTGTAGAAGCGCCAGAATTTAACAAAGTAGGAAAAGAAGCCTATAAAATGCTAGAAAAAACCGGAATTTATGTATTGAGAGCTTTAGCATTATATGTAGGTTTAGATGAGTTTTATTTCGATAAATTCGTAGCAGAAGGAAACAGCATTCTTAGACCAATTCACTATCCACCGATTATGGAAGAGCCAAAAGATGCAGTAAGAGCAGCAGCTCATGGTGATATTAATTTAATAACTCTTTTAATTGGAGCTCACGGAAAAGGATTGCAAGTAAGAGACCACGAAGGAAATTGGGTAGATGCAATTGCGCAACCAGACGAATTGATGATTAATGTGGGCGATATGCTTTCTAGACACACCAATAATAAACTGAAATCTACGATTCACCAAGTGGTAAATCCAGAGAGAGAATTATGGGGAACTTCTAGATATTCTATTCCGTTTTTCATGCATCCAGTAAGCGAAATGCCGCTAAACTGTTTAGAAAATTGTATTGACGAAGACCATCCTAAATTATACGAAGACACGACTGCTGGAGAATTCTTGCACGAAAGATTAGTAGAATTAGGATTGATTAAATAA
- a CDS encoding TusE/DsrC/DsvC family sulfur relay protein — MEKTYAGFTINVNDEGYLTDMNQWNHEVAKEMAKEDGLELGNRHFDVLEYLRDQQKKDVALTIRGVGKSGVVDIKEFYELFPKGPLKISSRLAGISKPKSCI, encoded by the coding sequence ATGGAAAAAACTTATGCAGGTTTTACAATCAATGTAAACGACGAGGGATACCTTACAGACATGAACCAATGGAATCACGAAGTAGCTAAAGAAATGGCTAAAGAAGACGGTTTAGAACTAGGAAACAGACATTTCGACGTGTTAGAATATTTAAGAGACCAACAGAAAAAAGATGTAGCATTAACCATAAGAGGCGTAGGAAAATCTGGCGTAGTAGATATTAAAGAATTCTATGAATTGTTCCCAAAAGGACCACTTAAAATCTCTAGTAGATTGGCAGGAATTTCTAAACCAAAATCTTGTATTTAA
- a CDS encoding endonuclease MutS2, whose translation MQVTKENLQELEFPKLLAEISPYAYSPKVAEKILHLKLLKIDEAEITLKKTAEYLTSYESSNAIPFSEYEDIEAELKVMHIENFRLENAAFIKIKNLTEQIGKLQKFFPVLAETFPILLEEVLQLDFKKEIVDKIDKVFNRFGEVKSEASPILKSLRTEIQHAKKHIQENFSKTLSHLSSTDFLDEIKETVIDDQRVLAVKSGFKKRVPGRVLGVSKTGSITYIQPESVSRHYFKLREAEEEEKKEVDKILRKLTAEIAIFAPELEEYQKYIFDLDITRAKAKFAEKIGGVLPKINRHKTMRLVNAFHPLLLLRNREEKKEIYPQTLTLTEHNRILCISGPNAGGKSITLKTVGLLQLMIQSGILVPVHPKSEMFFFEKIRTDIGDNQSIENHLSTYSSRLKKMSGIIREADDKTLLLIDEFGTGSDPELGGALAESFLEFFYEKKSFAIITTHYTNIKLVVEQLPNATNAAMLFDEYSLEPLYKLEVGQAGSSFTFEVAEKNRIPRFIIKNARSKVEKDVVNLDKTIVKLQQEKFEVEKLKSNLVEQKESVEDKRENLQKLNEQLQQKLYNFQRLYEEEHRKLQFGNKIEAFIDGYLKGKSRKDIVKDFVKILEQEKFRKLGSDKAESEKLKVTKRKVEQQLKKENIQVQIAETNQKLEEKTQKERAVWMKVGQRVRIAGSTSVGTIETIHKNGKVTVNYGLFKTQISQDELERI comes from the coding sequence GTGCAAGTAACCAAAGAAAATTTACAAGAATTAGAATTCCCGAAATTGCTCGCGGAAATTTCTCCTTATGCGTATTCGCCGAAAGTGGCAGAAAAAATCCTTCATCTCAAACTTTTAAAAATAGATGAAGCAGAAATTACTTTGAAAAAAACTGCCGAATATCTCACAAGTTATGAGAGTTCAAACGCAATTCCATTTAGTGAATACGAAGATATAGAAGCAGAACTCAAGGTAATGCACATCGAAAATTTCAGGTTAGAAAACGCTGCTTTTATCAAGATTAAAAACCTCACCGAACAAATCGGGAAATTGCAGAAATTCTTTCCCGTGCTTGCCGAAACTTTCCCTATTTTATTGGAAGAAGTGTTGCAATTGGATTTCAAGAAAGAAATTGTAGATAAAATCGACAAAGTTTTTAATCGTTTTGGCGAAGTAAAATCTGAAGCTTCACCCATTTTAAAATCTTTGAGAACCGAAATTCAGCACGCTAAAAAACATATTCAAGAGAATTTTAGCAAAACGCTTTCTCATCTTTCTTCCACAGATTTTTTAGATGAAATTAAAGAAACGGTGATTGATGACCAAAGAGTTTTGGCAGTAAAATCTGGTTTCAAAAAACGTGTTCCCGGTAGAGTTTTAGGCGTTTCTAAAACAGGTTCTATCACTTACATTCAGCCAGAAAGTGTTTCTAGACATTACTTTAAACTTCGTGAAGCGGAAGAAGAAGAAAAGAAAGAAGTGGATAAAATTCTGCGAAAACTTACGGCAGAAATTGCCATTTTCGCTCCAGAATTAGAAGAATATCAAAAATATATTTTCGATTTAGATATTACGAGAGCAAAAGCCAAATTTGCTGAAAAAATTGGCGGTGTTTTGCCCAAAATCAATCGTCATAAAACCATGAGATTGGTCAACGCATTTCACCCATTGCTTTTATTGAGAAACCGAGAAGAAAAAAAGGAAATCTATCCGCAAACATTGACTTTGACGGAGCATAACCGAATTCTCTGTATTTCTGGACCAAATGCTGGTGGAAAATCGATCACGCTGAAAACCGTTGGTTTGCTTCAATTGATGATTCAGAGCGGAATTTTGGTTCCTGTTCATCCGAAATCTGAAATGTTCTTTTTTGAAAAAATTAGAACGGATATTGGTGACAATCAATCTATTGAAAACCATCTTTCTACCTACAGTTCTCGACTCAAAAAAATGTCTGGAATTATCAGAGAAGCTGATGATAAAACGTTGCTTCTGATTGATGAATTCGGGACGGGTTCTGATCCAGAATTAGGTGGCGCTTTAGCAGAAAGTTTTCTGGAATTTTTCTACGAAAAAAAATCTTTCGCGATTATTACCACGCATTATACCAACATTAAATTGGTGGTAGAACAATTGCCCAATGCAACCAATGCGGCGATGCTTTTCGATGAATATTCATTGGAACCTTTGTATAAATTAGAAGTGGGACAAGCTGGAAGTTCTTTCACTTTTGAAGTGGCAGAAAAAAATAGAATTCCAAGATTTATCATTAAAAATGCTCGTTCTAAAGTAGAAAAAGACGTGGTAAATCTCGATAAAACCATCGTGAAATTGCAACAAGAAAAATTTGAGGTTGAAAAACTGAAATCTAACCTTGTTGAGCAAAAAGAATCAGTAGAAGATAAACGAGAAAATCTGCAAAAACTGAACGAACAGCTTCAACAAAAACTCTATAATTTTCAAAGATTATATGAAGAAGAACACCGTAAATTACAGTTCGGAAATAAGATAGAAGCCTTTATTGATGGTTATCTGAAAGGAAAATCAAGAAAAGATATCGTAAAGGATTTTGTGAAAATTTTGGAACAGGAAAAATTCCGAAAACTCGGTTCAGACAAAGCAGAATCAGAAAAACTGAAAGTTACCAAACGAAAAGTAGAACAACAACTCAAGAAGGAAAATATACAAGTTCAAATTGCAGAAACCAACCAAAAATTGGAAGAAAAAACGCAAAAAGAACGCGCCGTTTGGATGAAAGTTGGTCAACGTGTAAGAATTGCAGGTTCTACCTCTGTGGGAACCATAGAAACCATTCACAAAAACGGAAAAGTAACCGTGAATTACGGACTTTTTAAAACACAAATTTCTCAAGACGAATTGGAGAGAATTTAA
- a CDS encoding MFS transporter: MKSNTIKNRDLQIAIAVFLAGLSCFGLVYYYQALLPDLVEYFKINKAKSSFAVSSATLGMALGLITSTFVADRYSRKKVIGYCLFASAVLAFTSSFSENFNVLIALNFLKGFLLSGATSVCLAYIAEEVSENRKLRITGFYIAGNAVGGMVGRVISSQVSHYKSWQFASEFIGIWCLIFAILFFILAPKSQNFKPKKESFKTLIEPNFKLITHPKLLPFYMTGFLLLGTFVSLYNYMAFFLVKAPFNISRSWISYVYVLYISGVFGSMNVSFWERKLKNSENVLKTMSLVGILGILLFFLQNTIAVIVGLAVFTYSFFVAHTVCSKSVGNFSKDKRTVTIAFYLLLYYIGASTLGSFSGVILQKLDWRIFLVSLTFIFGIIYLIFAFKKEKIEP, from the coding sequence TTGAAATCAAACACCATCAAAAATCGTGATTTACAAATTGCTATTGCAGTATTTTTGGCGGGATTGTCATGTTTTGGATTGGTGTATTATTATCAAGCGTTGCTTCCTGATTTGGTAGAATATTTCAAAATCAATAAAGCCAAAAGCAGTTTTGCAGTTTCTTCGGCGACTTTGGGAATGGCTCTTGGTTTGATTACTTCCACTTTCGTAGCAGACCGATACAGCCGAAAAAAAGTCATCGGATATTGTTTATTTGCATCAGCAGTTTTAGCTTTTACTTCTTCATTTTCTGAAAATTTCAATGTGTTAATTGCGCTCAATTTCCTGAAAGGATTTTTGCTTTCTGGTGCTACTTCGGTTTGTTTGGCTTACATCGCAGAAGAAGTCTCAGAAAACAGAAAATTGAGAATTACAGGATTTTACATTGCAGGAAATGCAGTGGGCGGAATGGTAGGAAGAGTTATTTCATCTCAGGTTTCACATTATAAATCTTGGCAATTTGCTTCAGAATTTATTGGAATTTGGTGTCTTATTTTTGCGATTTTATTTTTTATACTCGCTCCTAAATCACAAAATTTCAAACCAAAGAAAGAATCTTTTAAAACTTTAATAGAACCGAATTTCAAGCTCATTACTCACCCAAAATTATTACCTTTTTACATGACAGGATTTCTTTTGCTAGGAACATTTGTCAGCTTGTACAATTACATGGCTTTTTTCTTGGTCAAAGCACCATTTAACATTTCCAGAAGTTGGATTTCTTATGTTTACGTGCTTTATATTTCAGGGGTTTTTGGTTCCATGAATGTCAGTTTTTGGGAAAGAAAACTCAAAAATTCTGAAAATGTTTTAAAAACCATGAGTTTAGTAGGAATTCTAGGAATTCTCCTCTTTTTCCTGCAAAATACAATAGCTGTGATTGTAGGATTGGCAGTTTTCACGTACAGCTTTTTTGTAGCGCATACGGTTTGTAGTAAATCGGTAGGGAATTTTTCAAAAGATAAAAGAACCGTGACGATTGCATTTTACTTGTTGCTCTATTACATTGGCGCAAGTACTTTAGGAAGTTTCAGCGGTGTGATTTTACAGAAATTAGATTGGCGAATTTTCTTGGTTTCTCTCACCTTTATCTTCGGAATTATTTATTTGATTTTTGCCTTTAAAAAAGAAAAAATCGAACCTTAA